The sequence AGGCTCTGAAATCAGAAAGATCTGAGTTCAAACTTAGTGCACCATTTGCTAGGTGGGTCGTCTCAAACAAATTATATGTTTCTGTGAACCTGTTACCTCATCTGCCGAATGGAAATAACACCACGTCCCTCATCATGGTTGTAAAAATGGTAATATACATAAAGCCCCTGGCATATTGCTTCAatatagtagatactcaataaatgttaggtaCTATCTTTATTTTCCAAGAGTTTGAATTGAATAGAGTCCATGATTCTTAATTTCCTCTTATAGTCCTCTTAGTAGAGTCTTCCAGAACtagagttaaaaatatatatatgtgccCTGTGAGGCTGTTAAATGTCAAATGTCTGTAGAGGTTACTTAGTGGGTAGGAAAGGTTAGAGCATTGAGGTGGAACAATGGTGTCCCTGCCCCATTCCCATACGGTCCCAGCATCACCCCCATACTCCCACCAACTAAACCTGTATTCCCATTTGTCTAGGTCTCCAACCTTACTTGATGAAAATGCCTGTGGTCTCAAAGGTTTTAAAAAACTTAAGAATGGGAAAGTGAGGCCTCAGAAAACTATAAATATTCCattaggaaagaagagagagatgggTAACTgctacttttgttgttgttgatcttcacccaaggacatgcttagagagaggaagggaggcagagacaaagggaaggaaagatgagagagagagagagagagagagagagagagagagagagagagagagagagagagagagaaggagaacgcaaagaaacatcaatcagttgccttctttctatatgtgccccaaccagggattgaaccagcaacccaggtatgtgccctgaccaggaatcaaaccagcaaccttttagtgcacaggatgacactcaaccgaGCCACTCCAGCTGGACTAACTGCTATGTTTTCTTGTCATTAGCAATATACCGGCTTCCATGTGCTGAGATCCCAGTCTGATGAGAAGAAATGACACGAAGGTCATGGATGGACCTCACTGTCCACTGGGAAAGCTCTTGCAGCACCTTTAGGCCCCACAGCTTCTTCTCAAAGAGACCACCGTCTCCAACAATTTCAGGCATCTCATCAGCCTCACTCGGGGGGATCTTGAGTTCCAGGAGCGCCATTAATTCCTCCAGCTGGTAAGCAAAGGCAGCAACTTGGAGTAGAAGGGTATGTATTGCTTGATGGAAGTCACTGTTAGCTGGAGTAAAATGCACCCGTTGGTCATCTAAAAGCCTGATCAACATACCATGGAAGGTACGATAAGCTTGGAGGTTCTCTAGGAGCCGCTCTGCCTCAGGCAGCTCACTCCACCGATCAGTGCTTGCCATTGGCACACCATCCACGGAATCCAGGTCCATGTCCTCATTCAGGCCCTGATGCTTCACCTGGCCAAGGATACAGAAAAACATCACATTCTCACTTAAATAATCCCCTAAATCTCATATAAAATCTTATTCATCTCCCTGGTCATGGATCcaaatgataaagaaaataaaatgtagaacagAAACCCTTGATTCAGGGTCCACGATTGGACTTTTGGGAGATACTTTTGTCCCTGAAATTATACAAATTGCTTTGACtacctgtttatttttcttgggaGAATGTGCCATTTTCCTTAGGTTctcaaggttgaaaaccactggtctggATTAATTTGTCCTTCCCACTTCAAACTTCCTCCTGGCCATTTTAATCATACTGaagtttttaagtattttaaacatACTTGAAGACACTGGCCACAGTGAGGAAGCCCTAGAATGTAGCCATAGGATTTTTCTAATTATCTCTTCTCCATTGCCTACTCTCCATAGTGAGGACaatcctttagagcagtggtcaccaaccggtggtccgcagaccactggtggtccgtgagatccgaaaggttggcaaccgctgctttagaggatgCAGTGGAAATCAGTTGGAAA is a genomic window of Myotis daubentonii chromosome 9, mMyoDau2.1, whole genome shotgun sequence containing:
- the CNTF gene encoding ciliary neurotrophic factor gives rise to the protein MAFAEHSPLTPHRRDLCSRSIWLARKIRSDLTALMESYVKHQGLNEDMDLDSVDGVPMASTDRWSELPEAERLLENLQAYRTFHGMLIRLLDDQRVHFTPANSDFHQAIHTLLLQVAAFAYQLEELMALLELKIPPSEADEMPEIVGDGGLFEKKLWGLKVLQELSQWTVRSIHDLRVISSHQTGISAHGSRYIANDKKT